A genomic window from Salvia hispanica cultivar TCC Black 2014 chromosome 5, UniMelb_Shisp_WGS_1.0, whole genome shotgun sequence includes:
- the LOC125188976 gene encoding glycine--tRNA ligase, mitochondrial 1-like isoform X1, which translates to MEVLKRRAFCLWPPSGRSGAVCFTSKAYSTVFSPQPPCSRTESQNREAFRQAVVNTLERRLFYIPSFKIYGGVAGLYDYGPPGCAVKANILAFWRQHFVLEEKMLEVDCPCVTPGIVLEASGHVDKFTDLMVKDEKTGACHRADHLLKDFCKDKLEKDHELSAEEAAELRHILAVLDDFSAEEICAKIKEYRITAPDTKNSLSNPYPFNLMFQTSIGPSGSSSGYMRPETAQGIFVNFKDLYYYNGNKLPFAAAQIGQAFRNEISPRQGLLRVREFTLAEIEHFVDPKDKSFPKFSEVSDLELFIFPREDQMSGQPTRRLTIGEAVSQGIIDNETLGYYIGRVYLFLTQLGIAKDRLHFRQHLGNEMAHYSVDCWDAEIESSYGWVECVGIADRSAYDLQAHADRSSVPLVAYEKYEQPREVEKLTIVPVKKELGLAFKGDHKMVVEALEVMGEKEALKMKASLEDKGEATFRVCALNKVVTIKNSMVSISKEKRKEHQRVFTPSVIEPSFGIGRIIYCLYEHSFYTRPSKCGDEQVNVFRFSPLVAPIKCTVFPLVQNQEYEEVAKQIAKSLTASGISYKIDVTGTSIGKRYARTDELGVPFAITVDSTSSVTVRERDSKQQIRVKVDEVVSVVKQLTDGSVSWGGVLLRYPTHLP; encoded by the exons ATGGAAGTCTTGAAGAGGAGAGCATTTTGTCTGTGGCCGCCATCTGGTCGGAGTGGTGCTGTTTGTTTCACCTCCAAGGCTTATTCAACCGTGTTTTCACCTCAACCCCCCTGTTCTAGAACAG AATCCCAGAACCGAGAGGCATTCAGGCAAGCTGTTGTTAACACACTAGAGCGCCGTTTGTTTTATATCCCTTCCTTCAAAATCTACGGTGGTGTTGCTGGACTTTACGATTATGGCCCACCTGGTTGCGCTGTCAAGGCCAACATCCTTGCCTTTTGGCGCCAG CATTTTGTACTTGAAGAGAAGATGTTAGAAGTTGATTGCCCATGTGTCACGCCAGGCATTGTACTGGAGGCATCCGGTCATGTCGATAAGTTCACTGACCTTATGGTCAAAGATGAAAAGACAGGAGCCTGTCACCGAGCAGATCATTTGCTCAAGGATTTCTGCAAAGACAAGCTAGAGAAAGACCATGAACTTAGCGCTGAGGAGGCAGCTGAACTGAGACACATTCTCGCTGTTTTGGATGATTTCTCTGCAGAGGAGATCTGTGCGAAGATTAAGGAGTACCGCATTACTGCTCCAGATACTAAAAACTCTCTCTCAAACCCGTATCCTTTCAATCTTATGTTTCAGACATCAATTGGGCCATCTGGATCCAGCTCTGG ATACATGCGTCCGGAGACGGCTCAAGGTATATTTGTGAACTTTAAGgacttatactactataatggCAACAAGCTTCCTTTTGCAGCTGCACAGATTGGTCAAGCTTTCAGAAATGAG ATCTCTCCAAGGCAAGGCCTTTTAAGGGTCCGTGAATTTACGCTTGCTGAGATTGAACATTTTGTGGATCCTAAAGACAAGTCCTTTCCTAAATTTTCCGAGGTTTCAGACTtggaattatttatattcCCAAGAGAAGACCAGATGTCTGGACAACCAACAAGAAGGTTGACTATTGGCGAAGCAGTTTCTCAG GGGATCATTGATAATGAAACACTTGGTTATTATATAGGGAGAgtatacttatttttaactCAACTTGGAATTGCAAAAGATCGTCTGCATTTCCGCCAGCATCTGGGAAATGAGATGGCACACTATTCCGTAGACTGTTGGGATGCTGAAATAGAAAGCTCTTATGGTTGGGTCGAGTGTGTTGGAATTGCCGATAGATCAGCATATGATCTGCAGGCTCATGCG GATCGAAGCAGTGTACCTTTGGTGGCATACGAAAAGTATGAACAGCCTAGAGAAGTCGAG aAACTTACCATAGTTCCAGTTAAAAAGGAGCTCGGTCTTGCTTTCAAAGGTGATCATAAGATGGTGGTGGAAGCATTAGAG GTGATGGGCGAGAAAGAAGCATTGAAGATGAAAGCGAGTTTGGAAGATAAGGGAGAGGCCACCTTCCGTGTTTGCGCTCTTAACAAAGTTGTCACTATAAAGAATAGTATGGTGTCCATTTCCaaagagaagagaaaggaACATCAAAGGGTTTTCACACCATCGGTCATCGAGCCATCATTTGGAATTGGAAGGATCATATACTGTCTTTATGAGCACTCTTTTTACACGAGGCCTAGTAAATGCGGTGATGAGCAAGTGAACGTCTTCCGTTTCTCTCCACTGGTAGCTCCCATCAAATGCACAGTGTTTCCCCTCGTTCAGAACCAAGAATATGAGGAGGTTGCTAAGCAGATTGCCAAGTCACTGACGGCTTCTGGAATTTCGTACAAGATTGATGTAACAG GGACCTCTATAGGAAAGAGATATGCTAGGACCGATGAGCTTGGAGTTCCTTTTGCCATTACAGTTGATTCTACGTCCTCTGTGACTGTTCGAGAGAGAGATAGCAAGCAGCAGATTCGTGTGAAGGTTGATGAGGTGGTGTCTGTGGTCAAGCAACTGACAGATGGCTCAGTCAGTTGGGGTGGTGTTTTGTTGAGGTATCCAACTCATTTGCCGTGA
- the LOC125188976 gene encoding glycine--tRNA ligase, mitochondrial 1-like isoform X2 has product MLEVDCPCVTPGIVLEASGHVDKFTDLMVKDEKTGACHRADHLLKDFCKDKLEKDHELSAEEAAELRHILAVLDDFSAEEICAKIKEYRITAPDTKNSLSNPYPFNLMFQTSIGPSGSSSGYMRPETAQGIFVNFKDLYYYNGNKLPFAAAQIGQAFRNEISPRQGLLRVREFTLAEIEHFVDPKDKSFPKFSEVSDLELFIFPREDQMSGQPTRRLTIGEAVSQGIIDNETLGYYIGRVYLFLTQLGIAKDRLHFRQHLGNEMAHYSVDCWDAEIESSYGWVECVGIADRSAYDLQAHADRSSVPLVAYEKYEQPREVEKLTIVPVKKELGLAFKGDHKMVVEALEVMGEKEALKMKASLEDKGEATFRVCALNKVVTIKNSMVSISKEKRKEHQRVFTPSVIEPSFGIGRIIYCLYEHSFYTRPSKCGDEQVNVFRFSPLVAPIKCTVFPLVQNQEYEEVAKQIAKSLTASGISYKIDVTGTSIGKRYARTDELGVPFAITVDSTSSVTVRERDSKQQIRVKVDEVVSVVKQLTDGSVSWGGVLLRYPTHLP; this is encoded by the exons ATGTTAGAAGTTGATTGCCCATGTGTCACGCCAGGCATTGTACTGGAGGCATCCGGTCATGTCGATAAGTTCACTGACCTTATGGTCAAAGATGAAAAGACAGGAGCCTGTCACCGAGCAGATCATTTGCTCAAGGATTTCTGCAAAGACAAGCTAGAGAAAGACCATGAACTTAGCGCTGAGGAGGCAGCTGAACTGAGACACATTCTCGCTGTTTTGGATGATTTCTCTGCAGAGGAGATCTGTGCGAAGATTAAGGAGTACCGCATTACTGCTCCAGATACTAAAAACTCTCTCTCAAACCCGTATCCTTTCAATCTTATGTTTCAGACATCAATTGGGCCATCTGGATCCAGCTCTGG ATACATGCGTCCGGAGACGGCTCAAGGTATATTTGTGAACTTTAAGgacttatactactataatggCAACAAGCTTCCTTTTGCAGCTGCACAGATTGGTCAAGCTTTCAGAAATGAG ATCTCTCCAAGGCAAGGCCTTTTAAGGGTCCGTGAATTTACGCTTGCTGAGATTGAACATTTTGTGGATCCTAAAGACAAGTCCTTTCCTAAATTTTCCGAGGTTTCAGACTtggaattatttatattcCCAAGAGAAGACCAGATGTCTGGACAACCAACAAGAAGGTTGACTATTGGCGAAGCAGTTTCTCAG GGGATCATTGATAATGAAACACTTGGTTATTATATAGGGAGAgtatacttatttttaactCAACTTGGAATTGCAAAAGATCGTCTGCATTTCCGCCAGCATCTGGGAAATGAGATGGCACACTATTCCGTAGACTGTTGGGATGCTGAAATAGAAAGCTCTTATGGTTGGGTCGAGTGTGTTGGAATTGCCGATAGATCAGCATATGATCTGCAGGCTCATGCG GATCGAAGCAGTGTACCTTTGGTGGCATACGAAAAGTATGAACAGCCTAGAGAAGTCGAG aAACTTACCATAGTTCCAGTTAAAAAGGAGCTCGGTCTTGCTTTCAAAGGTGATCATAAGATGGTGGTGGAAGCATTAGAG GTGATGGGCGAGAAAGAAGCATTGAAGATGAAAGCGAGTTTGGAAGATAAGGGAGAGGCCACCTTCCGTGTTTGCGCTCTTAACAAAGTTGTCACTATAAAGAATAGTATGGTGTCCATTTCCaaagagaagagaaaggaACATCAAAGGGTTTTCACACCATCGGTCATCGAGCCATCATTTGGAATTGGAAGGATCATATACTGTCTTTATGAGCACTCTTTTTACACGAGGCCTAGTAAATGCGGTGATGAGCAAGTGAACGTCTTCCGTTTCTCTCCACTGGTAGCTCCCATCAAATGCACAGTGTTTCCCCTCGTTCAGAACCAAGAATATGAGGAGGTTGCTAAGCAGATTGCCAAGTCACTGACGGCTTCTGGAATTTCGTACAAGATTGATGTAACAG GGACCTCTATAGGAAAGAGATATGCTAGGACCGATGAGCTTGGAGTTCCTTTTGCCATTACAGTTGATTCTACGTCCTCTGTGACTGTTCGAGAGAGAGATAGCAAGCAGCAGATTCGTGTGAAGGTTGATGAGGTGGTGTCTGTGGTCAAGCAACTGACAGATGGCTCAGTCAGTTGGGGTGGTGTTTTGTTGAGGTATCCAACTCATTTGCCGTGA
- the LOC125188976 gene encoding glycine--tRNA ligase, mitochondrial 1-like isoform X3, with the protein MVKDEKTGACHRADHLLKDFCKDKLEKDHELSAEEAAELRHILAVLDDFSAEEICAKIKEYRITAPDTKNSLSNPYPFNLMFQTSIGPSGSSSGYMRPETAQGIFVNFKDLYYYNGNKLPFAAAQIGQAFRNEISPRQGLLRVREFTLAEIEHFVDPKDKSFPKFSEVSDLELFIFPREDQMSGQPTRRLTIGEAVSQGIIDNETLGYYIGRVYLFLTQLGIAKDRLHFRQHLGNEMAHYSVDCWDAEIESSYGWVECVGIADRSAYDLQAHADRSSVPLVAYEKYEQPREVEKLTIVPVKKELGLAFKGDHKMVVEALEVMGEKEALKMKASLEDKGEATFRVCALNKVVTIKNSMVSISKEKRKEHQRVFTPSVIEPSFGIGRIIYCLYEHSFYTRPSKCGDEQVNVFRFSPLVAPIKCTVFPLVQNQEYEEVAKQIAKSLTASGISYKIDVTGTSIGKRYARTDELGVPFAITVDSTSSVTVRERDSKQQIRVKVDEVVSVVKQLTDGSVSWGGVLLRYPTHLP; encoded by the exons ATGGTCAAAGATGAAAAGACAGGAGCCTGTCACCGAGCAGATCATTTGCTCAAGGATTTCTGCAAAGACAAGCTAGAGAAAGACCATGAACTTAGCGCTGAGGAGGCAGCTGAACTGAGACACATTCTCGCTGTTTTGGATGATTTCTCTGCAGAGGAGATCTGTGCGAAGATTAAGGAGTACCGCATTACTGCTCCAGATACTAAAAACTCTCTCTCAAACCCGTATCCTTTCAATCTTATGTTTCAGACATCAATTGGGCCATCTGGATCCAGCTCTGG ATACATGCGTCCGGAGACGGCTCAAGGTATATTTGTGAACTTTAAGgacttatactactataatggCAACAAGCTTCCTTTTGCAGCTGCACAGATTGGTCAAGCTTTCAGAAATGAG ATCTCTCCAAGGCAAGGCCTTTTAAGGGTCCGTGAATTTACGCTTGCTGAGATTGAACATTTTGTGGATCCTAAAGACAAGTCCTTTCCTAAATTTTCCGAGGTTTCAGACTtggaattatttatattcCCAAGAGAAGACCAGATGTCTGGACAACCAACAAGAAGGTTGACTATTGGCGAAGCAGTTTCTCAG GGGATCATTGATAATGAAACACTTGGTTATTATATAGGGAGAgtatacttatttttaactCAACTTGGAATTGCAAAAGATCGTCTGCATTTCCGCCAGCATCTGGGAAATGAGATGGCACACTATTCCGTAGACTGTTGGGATGCTGAAATAGAAAGCTCTTATGGTTGGGTCGAGTGTGTTGGAATTGCCGATAGATCAGCATATGATCTGCAGGCTCATGCG GATCGAAGCAGTGTACCTTTGGTGGCATACGAAAAGTATGAACAGCCTAGAGAAGTCGAG aAACTTACCATAGTTCCAGTTAAAAAGGAGCTCGGTCTTGCTTTCAAAGGTGATCATAAGATGGTGGTGGAAGCATTAGAG GTGATGGGCGAGAAAGAAGCATTGAAGATGAAAGCGAGTTTGGAAGATAAGGGAGAGGCCACCTTCCGTGTTTGCGCTCTTAACAAAGTTGTCACTATAAAGAATAGTATGGTGTCCATTTCCaaagagaagagaaaggaACATCAAAGGGTTTTCACACCATCGGTCATCGAGCCATCATTTGGAATTGGAAGGATCATATACTGTCTTTATGAGCACTCTTTTTACACGAGGCCTAGTAAATGCGGTGATGAGCAAGTGAACGTCTTCCGTTTCTCTCCACTGGTAGCTCCCATCAAATGCACAGTGTTTCCCCTCGTTCAGAACCAAGAATATGAGGAGGTTGCTAAGCAGATTGCCAAGTCACTGACGGCTTCTGGAATTTCGTACAAGATTGATGTAACAG GGACCTCTATAGGAAAGAGATATGCTAGGACCGATGAGCTTGGAGTTCCTTTTGCCATTACAGTTGATTCTACGTCCTCTGTGACTGTTCGAGAGAGAGATAGCAAGCAGCAGATTCGTGTGAAGGTTGATGAGGTGGTGTCTGTGGTCAAGCAACTGACAGATGGCTCAGTCAGTTGGGGTGGTGTTTTGTTGAGGTATCCAACTCATTTGCCGTGA
- the LOC125188978 gene encoding phosphatidylinositol transfer protein 3-like, with product MEKTLNQEVEEKEEETFYSPNCIEEKNEEMQSNGDEEKKKTHQLRELAAKQDPACKEVDEATLRRFLRARDLDIGKASAMLIKYMAWRRKFVPRGSISASEAPNHIAHNKVFMQGTDKRGCPVALVFGAKHFPSKGTYEELKRYAVYALDKICSRIPYGEEKFTIIVDLEGFGYSNSDVRGYIAVLSILQDYYPERLKKLFFVHVSYVFMTAWKIVYPFVDKNTRKKITFVDNKKLQSALLEEIDVDQLPQIYGGKLELIPIHDA from the exons ATGGAGAAAACTTTGAATCAAGAAGtagaagaaaaggaagaagaaacattTTACTCTCCCAATTGTATAGAGgagaaaaatgaagagatgCAAAGCAATGGTGAtgaggaaaaaaagaagactCATCAATTGAGAGAGTTAGCTGCAAAGCAAGATCCAGCTTGCAAG GAAGTAGATGAAGCGACATTGAGAAGATTTCTTCGTGCTCGTGATCTTGACATCGGGAAGGCTTCCGCGATGCTGATCAAGTACATGGCATGGAGGCGAAAATTCGTCCCAAGGGGCTCGATTTCAGCATCTGAGGCTCCCAATCACATAGCACACAACAAGGTGTTTATGCAAGGCACGGATAAGAGAGGCTGTCCCGTTGCACTCGTTTTCGGTGCTAAGCATTTTCCCAGCAAAGGAACATATGAAGAACTCAAAC GTTATGCAGTTTATGCTTTGGATAAGATATGCTCGAG AATTCCTTATGGGGAGGAGAAGTTCACAATAATTGTGGATCTTGAAGGATTTGGCTACTCCAACAGCGATGTTCGAGGGTACATTGCAGTTCTTTCCATTTTACAG GATTATTACCCGGAAAGACTCAAGAAACTATTCTTTGTTCATGTATCGTATGTATTCATGACGGCATGGAAGATTGTGTACCCATTTGTTGACAAAAATACCAGAAAAAAG ATCACATTTGTTGACAACAAGAAACTACAAAGTGCTCTGCTGGAAGAGATAGATGTAGATCAGCTTCCACAGATTTATGGAGGCAAACTGGAATTAATCCCAATTCATGATGCCTAA